From the Papaver somniferum cultivar HN1 chromosome 2, ASM357369v1, whole genome shotgun sequence genome, the window ttcaataatccaaatattatagtaatttacatttcactagattgactcattattttctctaaactatatttccttccaaataaatTAGAGGTtgtaaaagatgcaatcaattacattccttacattctcatcattgtgaggttccacatgatatccatttgcatgggttacTTTGGAACTTAACAatgtgtgattatctctcggtacctgtagagattttgtgacatctttgttttatcttgaaaataaattttgagcaGTGTTGCGCTCGATAATACAGttctcgtagtcacattataaggaaatagttcaacaactagtttaaattccttaagctagtggaagaaaaacaattatgagttagacatttgggtcttgagagttttagttagtggtgtggccttattacgtaataaaattgagattcaactcaagtactttagagtgaatatatattacgtgtcacccaatatatctcaaagtgctttagagaatttatgtctcgtgttttcattccataagtgcagacattggatctagttcaactcaataagatagtcaattggcccggcaaagttcttgtttccattaaagttgatgtgaaaattggttgctactatgttacacacattacattgtatataccaacacctatgaccaggtgcatttccaactcttttatttatgatgggagctacagTTACATTTAGCTGATCCAATACTCGGTTGATACTTGTgtattggtgttattactaccgaagacaaaaatacatctttgtctcctgatacatatgtcccttttcacatgctttatatgagtagGTACGTCTataaccctcattactttggggttcttttccatttttaattttgttacatttagcttaattttaaaattttctttatctcaacaggccaagagaatTTCAAtatacatgtcaaccacttactttaggttgagtaGATTAGTAGaggtagttctcttgttgtcatacttcaacatatactgttTTATTAGTATCATGGATCGTTAGCGGTaatatctaaagacttaaaggcctagacaaataaagctctcacgttgaatggtgaggaaaccctcgcttTTTATTGGCCGAAGTaggttttttttgagttttgtgaaacgagcgttttggtgaggacacttggcaacgtatgattggcttaaaaaaataagaaattataaaaaaaaaaaaccaaattcaatttggaattcgcgatgacacttggcaacgtatgattggtttcaaaagaataggaaaagattaaaaaaaaggaaaccaaattggATTTGGAATTCGCGAgaacacttggcaacgtatgattggtttaaaagttacaaaatcaaaaggaaaacctaacctaccatgtttggaattttatggaagtccaaattcaatttggaaatcgagtatCTACCATATAGACATTTTCTgcgaaaatgaaatgaaaaaataaataaaatattcacatattctccacctatttaatgtgtttgcccaccacaccaaatcaaaaatggtcgccccgcacacaccaaatcaaaaattcatCCCCACGGGACGGGGCGAAACCCACACAGCAAATTAAAAGACATAAAATGTGCCAAGAGAACCATGGGGTGCGTAAGCCTACGCCTTAAAACACGGGTTGCGTGAGCCAGTGTGACTGTATTAAAGTTAGAGCTGCAACCTGAAAAACGCGCTCACCAAAAAAAATTTCCCTCCAATACATCAAAGGAAACCCTCACTCCGTTTTCTCTCTCgatatcttttctttttcttccatcCTCATTTTGTCTGAAGATTCATTTATTGAACTGGTGTTAGAGATAATATCAGGTGAAGATTGAGAGGATTCTGTGTGTTGATTTACTTCAAAGTTATCAGGTATGTATGTTGCTAGGAATTGAGTTTTGGTTGtagaaaataaatctaaaatcctGATTAGATAAGTCGAATTTTCTTTAGTTCAGAGTTTTATTTAGTTAAACATGTAATATCTCTGGTTTAATTACTTGATCCTGACCGATTTTAGCTGCTTTAACTCATTTGATTCATCAAAACCTGATCCGATTTTGCATGTTGTTGAATCAATTTCTAACTTAACATCATCTGTGTGTTTGTGAATCTGAATTATGTGATTTTATTCTACATTTACTTCACTTCCAACTTCGATTTTGCATGAATAAATGAATCTGAGTTTGGATGTTAATTTACTTCGTCGTTCTGCTTGTCCAATAGTTTATTTGGTACTTTGTTGTACCATACGCCTTGGGTACAAAagcatttttaggtattttgattttTGTCTGTTACACCGATCGAATGATATAACACATTACAGTAAACGTCAATTTGTAAATCAGATTATATTTTTCGATTTTCTAATCAGTTTATGTGGATTGCAGCAGATATGACATTGGGTGACCCTGAGGGTATtcttagtggtggtggtggtgaccaTGTTCTCAAACTTCACATCAAGAATATGATGGAGGAGGTTTGTAAGGGAATGATTCAGGTAATATTTCAGTGTCTTTGCTTTTCTGTGATGTTTTACAATGATATTGAAAATGTTTTTATCTGTATCCTTAGGATTCCCAGAAGAGCATGTTGGGTTTTGCGGAAACCCTTGTCGGCTCCTTAAACTTGGCCTTCTCCGAAACTAAGAACGCCGACGACTTGAAAGAGCTCAAGCAGCAGTTGAAGGCTACTAATGAGTCTATTCAAGGGTACTTTCTAACAGAAGTTTCTCATCGGTTTAGAATCTAATTATATTTAGTTGTTCAAGAAAGTTCGTTTAACTGTTTTTTTACTTGGCTTACTGATATCAGGTTCACGGAACCGAATATTAAGAATTTCATAACTGGAACGTGTGGCGAAATGGTTAAAGTAACACTGATCAAACTCTCTTGATTCCATGTTTGACACCTTTTTACTTGTTGCAACAATTCTATGACGTAGTCTGTCCTAACACCtggtttttttaattttctaaccTCAGACATCTGAGACGACGTCCATCGCCTACATGGATGGCATTTCTAAAGTTCTCAATGCTTCCATACTGAGTGCATCCACAAATGCCAGTACCACTGTCCAACAAGCACTCAAGTCGATGAATGATCAGATTCAGGTAATACTTATAATTAAAAACAATGTTCCTTTTATGTTCGTACCATTTTCCTTCTAGTACAAGGTGTTACGACTTAGTCTAAAGTCCTCATACGTGTTCTTTGATTTCTAACCCTAGGAATCTGAAAAGAGGTCCAAGAGCTACATGGACAGCGTCGCCGAAGTTTTAACCACTGCCATACAAGGTGCGGCTGCAAATACCCGTGCTAGTTTCCAGCAGATAATCGATGAGAAGGATAAAGAGATAAAATCTTCTGCTGCTAAAATTGAAAGGTATTTTGGTTGGAATCTGGaagttgaaattttgtattctgaaGTGACATTGGGTGGCAGACTGGTATGACAATAATTATATTCACCTTGGTTTGCATCTTGATCATTCATGTTATATTTTAGTTGTGAAATTATCCAGTTTCGCATTTCATAACTGAAGCATTGAGCTTATTGTATTCCGTCTTGTACTTATTTCAGTTTGGAAAATAACGTAGATGGTCTATGGACTGCGTTGAATGTGGAAAAGAGCAGTAAGTAACATTACTACATTTCCTTGTCAGTTTTTTGTAATTTCCTTCTGTTCTCGAGTTAGAATGGAAAATAAAGAGGAGGCTCAAAAGTGTGCTGAAATGGGCTATAGTGATGATTAAATCTCATGGTTAATATTGTTGTTTTTCATGTTTCTTTTTTTAGATTCTAACAGGAATAAAGCCTTTAAGATCCGGATGGACAGCCTTGAGAAAAAAATGGATAAGATAAACGAGGAGGAGAAGGAACTGTTGAAGGATCTAGCAGACGCATTGGACAGCATTACAACTAAAGTTTCTGGTTTCTCACTACTTATGGGAAGCTTTATTACCGTGCAGACGTCCAAACCGAATCCTGAGTTTTGGGTTATCATGATCCTAGGTGCTATTATGTTGGTTGGAACCTTGTTTATCATTTTCATGTCTGTAAAGGATACTATAGAAGCAGATAAAAAACTTGGTAGTCTTGAACTTCGAAGGGAAGC encodes:
- the LOC113354460 gene encoding uncharacterized protein LOC113354460 — protein: MTLGDPEGILSGGGGDHVLKLHIKNMMEEVCKGMIQDSQKSMLGFAETLVGSLNLAFSETKNADDLKELKQQLKATNESIQGFTEPNIKNFITGTCGEMVKTSETTSIAYMDGISKVLNASILSASTNASTTVQQALKSMNDQIQESEKRSKSYMDSVAEVLTTAIQGAAANTRASFQQIIDEKDKEIKSSAAKIESLENNVDGLWTALNVEKSNSNRNKAFKIRMDSLEKKMDKINEEEKELLKDLADALDSITTKVSGFSLLMGSFITVQTSKPNPEFWVIMILGAIMLVGTLFIIFMSVKDTIEADKKLGSLELRREALSLRFEELEMEIEGDQAGQSQSTQIADHQFLLDVQAFSDIKSRNKTPIQKASWYHWSLLVLFGLFALMIPVLLLIDTVFSEKKSSNMLLEAVGFLFAYKVLRRR